In the Blautia coccoides genome, GGGATCAGGCAGACCAGCAGAGCGATCATTGTGGAGACGGGAATCTGTACACCTGAATAAGTGGCAAAGGGATACAGGCATACAACAACGATCAGAAAAATAATGGTAAGTCCCACTAAAAGGGTATTCAATGCTATCTCATTGGGTGTCTTCTGGCGGGATGCTCCTTCCACCAGGGCGATCATTTTGTCCAGGAATGACTCGCCCGGTCTTGATGTGATCCTGATCTTCAGCCAGTCACTGACCACTGTGGTTCCTCCTGTGACAGATGAAAAATCAGTTCCCGCCTCGCGGGTCACAGGTGCGGACTCCCCTGTGATGGCAGATTCATCCACAGATGCGATTCCCTCTATGACTTCCCCGTCATTTGGGATGGTCTCTCCCGCTTTTACCAGTACCACGTCATCTTTTTTCAACTCAGAAGCATTTACAATTATCTCTGTGCCGTTTTTTTCTATACGACGTGATTTTGTATCCTGTTTTGTTTTTTTCAGAGTAGCTGCCTGTGCCTTGCCGCGCCCCTCCGCTACAGATTCCGCAAAATTCGCAAATAAAACCGTTATAAAAAGTATCGCGCATACAATTCCGTTATAAATTCTCAGATATCCCAGTGATGCGTCATCGCCAAAGATGGTTGGAACAACCGTCATCAGCAGAGTGAGAACAAAGCCCGCCTCCACTACAAACATGACCGGATTCTTTACCATATATTTTGGACTCAGCTTCTGAAATGCACCAATTATGGAACTCTTTAAAATGTCCTTTGTCACGAACTTTGTTTGTTGTTGTTTTTTAGACATTTCTCTTTTACATCCCTTTCTCAAATTTTATGAAAACCACAAGGTCAGATGCTCCGCGATCGGGCCTAATGCCAGCGATGGGAAGAAGGTCAATGCGGCAAAAATATATACGATAAATACAAGCAAAATAGTAAATACCACATTATCTGTACGCATAGTTCCAATGGACTCTTTTGTCCTTCTCTTCGCCAACAGGGAACCGGCTATGGCAAGCTGGGCAATGATGGCTATATAACGGCCAAAGAACATTGCAAGCCCTGTTGTAATATTCCAGAAATAACTGTTGTCGGACAGCCCCTCAAATCCGGAGCCATTGTTGGCTGATGCCGAAGAATATTCATACAGCACCTGTGATAATCCATGAAAGCCTGGATTGCTGATACCCTCAAGCCCGGCCTGGGTGGATACCGCAAGAGCGGAAAATCCCAAGATCAGCAGCGGATGCACGATCAGCACCAGAGCTACCAGCTTCATCTCTTTTCCTTCTATCTTCTTGCCCAGGTACTCAGGTGTACGGCCGACCATCAGTCCGCAGATAAACACAGCCAAAATGGCATACATCAGCATATTCATAAGGCCAACGCCTTTTCCTCCGAATACACAGTTGAGCATCATATGTAAAAGGGGTACCATTCCTCCAAGGGGCGTCAGCGTGTCGTGCATATTGTTGACTGTACCTGTAGTGAAGGACGTTGTCACTGTGGTAAACAGAGCGGACTGGTCAATACCAAACCGGACCTCCTTGCCCTCCATACTTCCCATTTCCTGACTGATACCTGCTGTCTCAAGAACCGGATTTCCGGCTTTTTCGGATACAAAGCACAAAGTCAGACCAATCAGGAAAATAATGGACATAGCCGCAAAAATCGTTCTCCCCTGTTTTCCGAATAAAGGTTCTTTTACTCGGGTCTCTTTTACTCCCTTTTCCTTGACTTCTTTTGTTTTTCTCTCTTCCTTCTTCCTTTCCTGGCACATTTTTCCAAAGGTGAGCACACAGGCTCCCGGAAGGATCATCATAGAAATCAGTTCCACAATATCTGTTATCACAGTAGGATTTTCAAAGGGTGTGGAGGAGTTTGCTCCCAGGAAACCGCCGCCGTTAGTACCCAAATGCTTAATGATTTCAAGAGCAGCTACGGGGCCCATGGCAAAATCCTGAAGTTTTCCGTGAATGGTCTCCACCGTAATGTTGGACCCAAAGGTCTCCGGGCATCCCTGCCAGATCAGCACAAGGCCAAACAGCAGTGACCATGGGATCAGGATACGAGTGGTGATGCGGACCATATCCTCATAAAAGTTCCCCAAATCCTTTCTCTTTCCTGCAAGTCCCCGGCAAAATGCCATACAGGCCGCATAACCGGAAGCTGCGGAGGTAAACATCATAAAAATAATTACCAGCATCTGACTCAAATAGGAAAGTCCTGACTCTCCTGAGTAATGCTGCAGGTTTGTATTTGTCATAAAGCTTATGATCGTGTTGAAAGAAAGGGTTGGTTCCATTCCCTCGATTCCGTTTGGATTTAAAAACAGCACATGCTGTAGTCTCAATACCAGATATCCTACAAAAATCATAACTGCATTTGCCATAAGAAGGCTTAATGCATATGTCTTCCAGTCCATTCCTTTTCTGTCAATCCGGCAGATTTTATATATCCCATTATCCACCCTGTCAAAAAAAGGATCTCCAAATGTTTTCTTTTTGGCTGCAATGTGATACATATATTTTCCCATAGGAATGACCGCCAAAACGAAAATTGCCAAAGTCAACGCTATCTGTAACATGACTTTTATATCCTCCTGTCATTTTCTAAATTCCCATTACTGATTATGTTTCTATAACTTTTCGGGATAAACCAAGGCATAGAACAAATATGCCGCTATCAGCAGAATTACTATTCCCAGCAATATCATGTTATCTCCTCCTGTTATTATTGGTATCCGTTCAGATGCCTGAACATTTACTTCTTATTTTCCGCACTGCCTGTATCCACCTGTCTGCTGCACCATCCGGCAAACAGCTTCATCAGTCCAAAGCAGGCAAGCAGTATAGCCACCATAGCCAAATCCATCATATCAGGTCTCCTCCTTTATCTTTCGGCTGTAACTGATATTATCATGTCACGTCATAAATGCGCATAAGGGAAACAGCGGATGTATTAAGATTGAATTAAAGTTAAAAGTGGGATAGATAAGGGCAGTACCAAACAGGATACCTGCGCATAAGAAAAGTCCCCTGAAGATCCAGGAGACCTGAGCTTTGCTGTACAGACAAAAACCTCTCAAGGCCCAAGTCCTGAGAGGTTAAAATCCAATATATGCCGGTAATCATAGCAGACGCGATAAATTAACTTAAAAATCAATCCTTTACAAACTACCTTTTCGGTGGTATATTTTAATTAGAAAGAGGAACAACCGCCCACAAGGTGGTTGACCGGTTAATGAGATAGCAAAGCCACCCGAACCGACCAAGTATCAGGGTGGTTTTTGCTATGTATAGCTACTTACAAAACGTAAAAACGAATGTAAGCAATGCCAAAAGGAAAAGACCAAAGGTCATGAAATCCTTAAAATCAAAACGGTTTTTCATAGGCATCACCCCCATTCTATTAGAATGAGGCCAACACACCCTGTAACACGATTGTTCCATAAATGAATTTTATCATATTATCCATATTCATATAATTCTTTATTTTTTACTGGATATCTTTTATCTCTTACACTCTGTCAATATAAGACGTAATATAAAGAAACCCTTGAAAATGTTGCATTTTCAAGGGTTTTGATAATTCTCTTATAAAGTTTCTTATTACTCTTGCATAACTCTGAACCCCCATAAACACAGCGTTTCAAAGTTATTTGTCAGTTACCTGTCACTTACCGATACAGTTTCATATGTGCATATATCTCTCCTGACCATATCTTATGCTATCTTTTCCTTCACAAACGGTAATTCATGAAGCGTATCTGGGTCAATATCCAAGCACATCGTGTTATCCCGATTCCTGCCTATATCCCATGCAAGAGTATCATTCATCACTGTGCAGGTATCCATAAAAACATCGAGGTCTTTTAATGGACGGAATACTTCTTTTTCAATCATGGCAGACATATCATAGCAGACTATCTTTCCATCTTCAAAATATACATACACTGAATAATTTTTCATTGGTATGACCTGTACTACTTTAGGAAACATATAACCACCTCCCATAACTACACTAAAGGATTTATTCTGTTTAAAGGTTTTCCATCTTTCGATAATTCCCAATTCTGCATTAATTCATCCTGATGTAAAACACACCATGCTAAGATTAACTTTAATTGTTTTGACGGCAGCGCACCTTTTATTACTCTTACTCCATCTATTTCAACTATTGCTTTGTTTCCATTGTACTCTGCATGAAAATGCGGTGGTTATGATCATCATAATACATCGTTACCCTAATTCCATAAAGTAATGATATTTCCGGCATGATAAATTCCTCCTCATCTCATTCTTTTTCATATATATTGTAGAGACTAATTAGTCTCTAATAATTATACCACAGCTATCTCATCAAAAAAACCCACAAACTTGACGTTTGTGGGTTTTCCATATAATAAATATATTCTGTTTCTTATCTCTTGGAGAACTGGGGCGCGCGACGTGCGGCTTTGAGGCCGTATTTCTTTCTCTCTTTCATTCTCGGGTCACGAGTCAGGTAACCAGCAGATTTTAATACCGGTCTGTACTCAGCGTCTGCCTCCAGTAATGCTCTGGAGATTCCGTGACGGATAGCACCAGCCTGTCCTGTGAATCCACCGCCATGAACGTTTACTAACACGTCAAATTTGTCTGTTGTCTCAGTTGCCGCTAACGGCTGACGAACAACAACTTTCAGTGTCTCTAATCCAAAATATTCATCAATATCTCTTTTATTGATTGTGATCTTACCTGTTCCCGGTACTAAATAAACACGAGCTACAGATGATTTTCTTCTTCCTGTTCCATAGAATTTTGTACTAGCCAATGTTCTCTACCTCCTATTAAAATGTTAATACTTCTGGCTTCTGAGCTGCATTGTTATGTTCTGGTCCTGCGTATACGTGCAGCTTTTTGATCATGGATCTTCCTAAAGGTCCTTTTGGAAGCATTCCTTTAACAGCGAGTTCAAGAACCTTCTCCGGCTTTTTAGCCATCATCTCTCTCAGTGTGGTTTCTTTCATTCCACCAACATAATCGGAGTGATGATAATAAATTTTCTGGTCTAATTTTTTACCAGTTACGCTTACTTTCTC is a window encoding:
- a CDS encoding DUF4160 domain-containing protein; the protein is MVEIDGVRVIKGALPSKQLKLILAWCVLHQDELMQNWELSKDGKPLNRINPLV
- the rpsI gene encoding 30S ribosomal protein S9, translating into MASTKFYGTGRRKSSVARVYLVPGTGKITINKRDIDEYFGLETLKVVVRQPLAATETTDKFDVLVNVHGGGFTGQAGAIRHGISRALLEADAEYRPVLKSAGYLTRDPRMKERKKYGLKAARRAPQFSKR
- the rplM gene encoding 50S ribosomal protein L13 — its product is MNTYMANPDKIERKWYVVDAEGKTLGRLASEVAKVLRGKNKPVFTPHVDTGDYVIIVNAEKVSVTGKKLDQKIYYHHSDYVGGMKETTLREMMAKKPEKVLELAVKGMLPKGPLGRSMIKKLHVYAGPEHNNAAQKPEVLTF
- a CDS encoding potassium-transporting ATPase subunit F, yielding MILLGIVILLIAAYLFYALVYPEKL
- a CDS encoding potassium-transporting ATPase subunit KdpA is translated as MLQIALTLAIFVLAVIPMGKYMYHIAAKKKTFGDPFFDRVDNGIYKICRIDRKGMDWKTYALSLLMANAVMIFVGYLVLRLQHVLFLNPNGIEGMEPTLSFNTIISFMTNTNLQHYSGESGLSYLSQMLVIIFMMFTSAASGYAACMAFCRGLAGKRKDLGNFYEDMVRITTRILIPWSLLFGLVLIWQGCPETFGSNITVETIHGKLQDFAMGPVAALEIIKHLGTNGGGFLGANSSTPFENPTVITDIVELISMMILPGACVLTFGKMCQERKKEERKTKEVKEKGVKETRVKEPLFGKQGRTIFAAMSIIFLIGLTLCFVSEKAGNPVLETAGISQEMGSMEGKEVRFGIDQSALFTTVTTSFTTGTVNNMHDTLTPLGGMVPLLHMMLNCVFGGKGVGLMNMLMYAILAVFICGLMVGRTPEYLGKKIEGKEMKLVALVLIVHPLLILGFSALAVSTQAGLEGISNPGFHGLSQVLYEYSSASANNGSGFEGLSDNSYFWNITTGLAMFFGRYIAIIAQLAIAGSLLAKRRTKESIGTMRTDNVVFTILLVFIVYIFAALTFFPSLALGPIAEHLTLWFS
- a CDS encoding DUF2442 domain-containing protein, which produces MFPKVVQVIPMKNYSVYVYFEDGKIVCYDMSAMIEKEVFRPLKDLDVFMDTCTVMNDTLAWDIGRNRDNTMCLDIDPDTLHELPFVKEKIA